A genomic window from Solanum stenotomum isolate F172 chromosome 10, ASM1918654v1, whole genome shotgun sequence includes:
- the LOC125842970 gene encoding uncharacterized protein LOC125842970 has translation MKWEKNYESSKRHFVYDWNISTGVYEVRSIQIDGTGGNSHCVSLSEKKCDCEKWANLHFPCSHVMKVTERMGALARNFVNEHFTTENYVATYSGSFLPIGHEAYLPSPSFIMRSNEFYRRLNRSRTTRIPNEMDCDPATYGRACGLCRQTGHDRRRCPTRNQT, from the coding sequence ATGAAGTGGGAAAAGAACTATGAAAGTTCAAAAAGACATTTTGTTTATGATTGGAATATATCCACAGGGGTATATGAGGTTAGATCTATACAGATTGATGGTACTGGTGGTAATTCTCACTGTGTTTCACtaagtgaaaaaaaatgtgaTTGTGAAAAATGGGCTAATTTGCACTTCCCGTGTTCACATGTCATGAAGGTTACTGAAAGAATGGGAGCGCTAGCTAGAAATTTTGTCAACGAACATTTCACAACAGAGAATTATGTTGCAACATATTCTGGGTCATTCTTACCGATTGGACACGAGGCATATTTGCCATCGCCAAGTTTTATAATGAGAAGTAATGAATTCTATCGGCGTCTCAATCGATCAAGGACCACTAGAATTCCTAATGAGATGGATTGTGATCCTGCAACATATGGGCGGGCTTGTGGATTGTGTAGACAAACCGGGCATGACAGGCGTCGATGTCCAACTCGAAATCAAACTTAA
- the LOC125842969 gene encoding uncharacterized protein LOC125842969 yields MGTDGENIQLNISGKYPCSFQGNITRFIEFKIENDQSLLQFFAIPQKFLNKIDINLLEIDENSEEDEPSEDDGESKAIESESDEDIGDLPQNNSGVNLQNQFDQDVSEMQNNDIPYFTTLENGEDIFISTRESEMKCCSVWSEDAKKDLEKDMYFSSKAKLKRAVTIWSLRKNKEFKVVISTKSIWTVRCMFFDSLGCPWFLRGRKVGGSLWKIGKYFNNHRCETEGLTTGHTNLDTNLIASLFLNQIRKNPKLLVVDVISKVHEKFGHQVIYRKAWLGRQRAFTLVYGDFQKSFSELPKFFAAFQYFNPETVVEWKHEESMSLPEVKTFKFVFWAFKPCIDGFQTCRPVISVDGTHMYGKYEIKLLIAVGVDGNDNILPLAFAIVDKESKVAWKWFFRKLSTHVIKDREDICIISDRAKGILTSLSELWQFQEPRAFHRFCLRHLKSNFQSQFPNRDLSNLMWRAATAHQVRKFEALMWEIQKENREAYEYLMRITLNKWTVSHDDGKRWGVLTKNLSESFNGLLKKARSLPVTAMVRLSLEQTVE; encoded by the exons ATGGGGACTGATGGagaaaatattcaattaaatatttctGGAAAATATCCATGCTCATTTCAAGGTAACATTACAAGATTTATTGAGTTCAAAATTGAGAATGACCAATCTTTGCTTCAATTTTTTGCCATTCCTCAGAAATTTTTGAACAAGATTGATATAAATCTTTTGGAGAT TGATGAAAATTCGGAGGAGGATGAACCTTCAGAAGATGATGGAGAGAGTAAAGCCATTGAAAGTGAATCCGATGAAGATATTGGGGATTTACCTCAAAATAATAGTGGGGTAAATcttcaaaatcaatttgatCAGGATGTATCTGAAATGCAAAATAATGATATACCTTACTTTACAACATTGGAGAATGGGGAAGATATTTTTATCTCTACTCGTGAATCCGAAATGAAATGTTGTTCTGTTTGGTCCGAGGATGCAAAAAAAGATTTAgaaaaagatatgtattttaGCAGCAAAGCTAAGTTGAAACGAGCTGTGACAATTTGGAGTTTGCGCAAAAATAAAGAATTCAAGGTTGTAATATCAACTAAGAGCATATGGACTGTGAGATGCATGTTTTTTGATTCATTGGGTTGTCCATGGTTTCTTCGAGGTCGGAAGGTTGGAGGTAGTCTTTGGAAgataggaaaatattttaataatcatAGATGTGAGACTGAAGGGCTTACAACGGGTCACACTAACTTAGATACCAATTTAATTGCATCTTTGTTTTTAAATCAAATACGTAAAAATCCCAAATTGTTGGTAGTGGATGTCATTtctaaggttcatgaaaaatttGGTCATCAAGTAATATATAGAAAAGCGTGGCTTGGGCGTCAACGTGCATTTACATTGGTATATGGtgattttcaaaaatcatttaGTGAGCTTCCTAAGTTTTTTGCAGCTTTTCAATACTTTAATCCTGAAACAGTTGTGGAATGGAAACACGAAGAGTCAATGAGTTTGCCAGAGGTAAAAACTTTCAAGTTTGTATTTTGGGCTTTCAAGCCATGCATTGATGGATTCCAAACTTGTCGTCCTGTTATTTCAGTAGATGGAACTCATATGTATGGTAAATATGAGATAAAATTGTTAATTGCTGTTGGAGTTGACGGAAATGATAACATTCTTCCTCTTGCGTTTGCTATTGTTGACAAGGAGTCGAAAGTGGCATGGAAATGGTTTTTTAGGAAACTGAGTACACATGTGATAAAGGATAGAGAAGACATATGTATTATCTCTGATAGGGCAAAAGGAATCTTGACTAGTTTATCAGAATTGTGGCAATTTCAGGAGCCTCGGGCCTTTCATCGATTTTGTTTAAGGCATCTTAAAAGTAACTTTCAATCTCAATTTCCAAACAGGGACCTCAGTAATCTGATGTGGAGGGCTGCTACTGCTCATCAAGTAAGAAAGTTTGAAGCTTTGATGTGggaaattcaaaaagaaaatagagaagcATATGAATACCTCATGCGAATTACATTGAACAAATGGACTGTTAGCCATGATGATGGAAAACGATGGGGAGTATTGACAAAAAATCTTTCAGAATCTTTCAACGGACTTCTAAAGAAAGCTCGAAGCTTGCCTGTCACTGCCATGGTTAGACTTTCATTGGAGCAAACTGTTGAATGA
- the LOC125842971 gene encoding serine/threonine-protein phosphatase 7 long form homolog yields MANNSEYKLDPGPLESNVLTGQLTHRSQDIWEGNVNMILNTRREDGNFWKLIEKYPIHPRVLEVIRLSGLYGVYKSNRPAIDRSLITALVEQWRPETHTFHFKTGEATITLQDVEVLYGLPVNGDPVLGNEMIRIIGDWQNICQRLLRFVPSREDFKTNSIKVAAFNAHMLSQPQLPNMATQDMVNQKARYYMFWMIAGTMMADTSGGYLKLMYLPMLEDIDKIGSYSWGSATLAYLYHFLCKASQSTQNEIAGFLPLLQIWAWERVTVLSPQIVAQRDARTSSHVGLPKGPHATRWFAHLSWTNTTKHVLKVYRDALDSMIEDQFIWEPYSDDLIESLPPYCHAGRNIWRVRVPIFCWDVVEVHLPDRVMRQFGLQQAIPTPFPFDSNHFRHDRRGRPNANWELEHAQWLSFWNQRLQYSCDAPVNNESLRYDDPYLIWFKRITRLVIGNPNSRPQNQQGYVPNSTAYETMVRHIHSMVDEAKTLGDNPSYEALYMFRKMVRDQGSDCLKYVHEADRVHVSADYRRDVVQSVQLHPPIRRRGKGGVAGRRERAVEKGQTHVEMDQATQNAQAASEDDQTTSNYNIGSISRGYTHESTHASNMIYQLSQTDIMPYVTPQTLQTSSHPSLSSLENVVDNYQPQYFENVPNFTSSPVPRNIETPDATNNLEDSNHHVDDNDGNEGGDVTIEDSEPSRREKRKIKLKPCGTASTAENF; encoded by the exons ATGGCTAATAATAGTGAATACAAGTTAGATCCCGGTCCATTGGAATCGAATGTATTAACGGGACAACTTACTCATAGATCACAAGATATATGGGAAGGAAATGTTAATATGATTCTTAATACGAGGAGAGAAGATGGAAATTTTTGGAAGCTCATAGAGAAATATCCTATTCATCCACGAGTTCTTGAAGTAATCAGATTATCTGGATTATATGGTGTTTACAAATCTAATCGGCCTGCTATTGACCGTAGTTTGATCACTGCATTAGTTGAGCAGTGGCGTCCCGAAACTCATACTTTTCACTTTAAAACAGGCGAAGCAACAATTACTTTGCAGGACGTAGAGGTGTTGTATGGATTACCTGTGAATGGTGATCCAGTACTTGGTAATGAAATGATACGGATCATAGGGGATTGGCAAAACATTTGTCAAAGATTATTACGTTTTGTTCCATCTCGTGAAGACTTCAAAACAAATTCCATCAAGGTCGCTGCATTTAATGCACACATGTTAAGCCAACCACAGTTGCCGAACATGGCAACACAAGATATGGTCAATCAGAAGGCAAGATATTACATGTTCTGGATGATTGCAGGTACGATGATGGCGGATACATCTGGTGGTTATTTGAAGCTTATGTACTTGCCTATGCTTGAGGACATCGATAAAATTGGGTCTTATAGTTGGGGGAGTGCGACCTTGGCATacttatatcattttctttgtaAAGCCTCACAGAGTACCCAAAATGAGATAGCCGGATTTTTGCCACTACTTCAG ATTTGGGCGTGGGAGAGAGTCACTGTCCTCAGTCCTCAAATAGTTGCCCAGAGAGATGCGAGAACTAGTTCTCATGTTGGTTTGCCTAAGGGTCCACATGCTACTAGATGGTTTGCGCATCTTAGTTGGACGAACACTACCAAGCATGTGTTGAAAGTTTATAGGGATGCACTTGACTCTATGATAGAAGATCAG TTTATTTGGGAACCGTATTCCGATGACTTAATTGAGAGTCTTCCTCCCTATTGTCACGCTGGACGAAATATATGGCGAGTTAGAGTTCCAATCTTTTGTTGGGATGTGGTCGAGGTTCATTTGCCTGATCGTGTTATGAGGCAATTTGGACTACAACAAGCTATACCAACTCCGTTTCCATTTGATTCCAACCACTTTCGTCATGATCGTCGGGGAAGACCAAATGCAAATTGGGAGTTGGAACATGCACAGTGGTTATCATTTTGGAACCAACGCCTCCAATATAGTTGTGATGCACCGGTTAATAATGAATCACTTCGCTATGATGATCCATATCTTATTTGGTTCAAGCGCATTACTCGTCTTGTTATTGGTAATCCTAATTCACGTCCTCAAAATCAACAAGGTTATGTGCCTAATTCGACGGCCTATGAAACTATG gtGCGTCATATTCATTCGATGGTTGATGAAGCTAAAACACTTGGTGATAATCCATCATATGAGGCCTTATACATGTTTAGAAAAATGGTGCGAGATCAAGGTTCTGATTGTTTGAAATATGTTCATGAGGCTGACAGGGTTCATGTGTCAGCCGATTATAGAAGAGATGTGGTACAATCTGTCCAGTTACATCCCCCTATTCGTAGGCGAGGAAAAGGTGGTGTTGCTGGTAGAAGAGAACGTGCTGTTGAAAAAGGACAAACACATGTTGAAATGGATCAGGCCACACAAAATGCCCAAGCAGCCTCAGAAGATGATCAAACAACATCCAATTATAATATTGGTTCCATTTCAAGAGGTTACACTCATGAATCCACTCATGCATCAAATATGATATATCAACTGTCACAAACAGATATCATGCCATACGTGACGCCACAGACTCTACAAACATCAAGTCATCCAAGTCTCTCATCACTTGAGAATGTCGTTGATAATTATCAACCTCAATATTTTGAGAATGTGCCAAACTTTACCTCATCGCCTGTGCCACGGAACATTGAGACCCCTGATGCCACTAATAATTTAGAGGACTCGAATCATCATGTGGACGATAATGATGGAAATGAAGGCGGTGATGTGACTATTGAAGATAGTGAACCATCAAGGAGGGAGAAGCGTAAAATTAAACTTAAACCTTGTGGGACTG CCAGTACTGCTGAAAATTTTTGA